One genomic region from Branchiostoma lanceolatum isolate klBraLanc5 chromosome 7, klBraLanc5.hap2, whole genome shotgun sequence encodes:
- the LOC136438005 gene encoding zinc metalloproteinase nas-14-like gives MRLTVVFLVGLFAVSLAAPVAEDPAPEEEEDRSEESESFEMEMLDPPEPPEPEDGEEYAEDPVMSPGDSEMYEPPPPPPEDDWEEEEDEEEESWKEEWGLEEDEGEESWQEEWGAEENSEETVSSEDSETPELTPSPREEDQEEPQPEGRSAVFPSELEANATEEDEESSGDNIPLPIGIVLPPEPRSNENYTIDETPPVDGNSTEEDGESVLDSIIEINQNAGLFDGMPDGRSVCPEFECDESCMFGYETGEDGCPMCSCVKDGEEKLFEGDITLNTDTKEYLRKVIELDGRGASRRPLWTGRVVPYTFNRAVAYNTAKTNAINAGIREFHRQTCIRFVRRTNQRDYIEFASLGGCFSNVGRNGGRQQVSIGNGCEQTGTVIHEILHALGFWHEQSRPDRDNFVAIQWANIPQSVRYNFQKFTNREVNSLGSAYDLGSVMHYGSYAFSFNRRPTITDRSGRPIRTQRRGFSSSDLAQLASLYKCSNTGGGGGGTGTGGGGGGTGTGNGNCADRNNNCDSWSRRGFCASSQYRQYMTTNCRKACNLCSGTGTGGGGTGTGGGGTGTGGGSCRDNSNNCRSWANLRYCTSGSYVQYMRTNCRRSCQLCSGGTGTGTRPNPTNNNCRDNSPHCGYWQRTGECTKNPTYMRKSCRKSCGVC, from the exons ATGCGTTTAACAGTTGTATTTCTTGTCGGCCTCTTTGCCGTGAGCTTGGCGGCACCGGTGGCGGAGGATCCCGCCCCCGAAGAGGAAGAGGATCGGTCCGAGGAATCAGAAAGCTTTGAGATGGAAATGCTTGACCCTCCCGAACCCCCAGAGCCGGAGGATGGAGAGGAGTACGCGGAGGACCCCGTGATGTCTCCCGGCGACTCCGAGATGTACGAGCCGCCACCTCCACCACCCGAAGACGActgggaagaagaagaagatgaagaagaagaaagctgGAAAGAAGAATGGGGCTTAGAAGAAGACGAAGGAGAAGAAAGCTGGCAAGAAGAATGGGGCGCAGAAGAAAACTCTGAGGAAACCGTATCGTCTGAAGACTCCGAGACGCCAGAATTGACGCCGTCACCTCGAGAAGAAGACCAGGAGGAACCTCAGCCCGAGGGAAGGTCCGCAGTGTTTCCTTCGGAGTTGGAGGCGAACGCTAccgaggaagatgaagaaagcaGCGGGGACAATATACCGCTCCCAATCGGCATAGTCCTGCCACCAGAACCAAGGTCCAACGAAAACTATACCATCG ACGAGACTCCCCCTGTTGACGGGAACTCCACAGAAGAGGATGGAGAGTCTGTACTGGACAGCATTATTGAGATCAACCAAAACGCAG GTTTGTTTGATGGCATGCCggacggtcgctcagtgtgccCTGAGTTCGAGTGCGATGAGTCCTGTATGTTTGGGTACGAGACTGGGGAAGATGGCTGCCCCATGTGCAGCTGTGTTAAAG ATGGCGAAGAGAAGTTGTTTGAAGGTGACATCACCCTGAATACCGACACCAAAGAATACCTCCGGAAAGTGATCGAGCTCGATGGACGTGGTGCCAGCCGGAGGCCGTTGTGGACAGGGCGAGTGGTCCCGTACACCTTCAACAGGGCAGTCG CCTATAACACCGCCAAGACCAACGCCATCAATGCCGGTATCCGGGAGTTCCACCGCCAAACTTGTATCCGTTTTGTGCGCAGGACCAACCAGAGAGACTACATCGAGTTCGCCAGTCTTGGAGG GTGCTTCTCTAACGTGGGCCGTAACGGCGGCAGACAGCAGGTGTCCATTGGTAACGGCTGTGAGCAGACCGGTACGGTGATCCACGAAATCCTGCACGCGCTCGGCTTCTGGCACGAACAGTCCCGACCAGACAGGGACAACTTCGTCGCCATACAGTGGGCAAACATCCCGCAAA gTGTGCGCTACAACTTCCAGAAGTTCACTAATCGCGAAGTCAACTCTCTCGGGTCTGCTTACGACCTCGGTTCCGTCATGCACTACGGAAGCTACGCCTTTAGTTTCAACCGTCGTCCTACCATTACAGACAG GTCCGGCAGACCAATCCGTACCCAGAGAAGAGGTTTCAGCAGTTCCGACTTGGCCCAGCTGGCGTCGCTTTACAAATGTAGCAACACAG GTGGTGGCGGTGGAGGTACCGGAACCGGCGGTGGCGGTGGTGGTACCGGAACCGGAAACGGAAACTGCGCCGACCGGAACAACAACTGCGACTCCTGGTCCCGCCGAGGTTTCTGCGCATCCAGTCAGTACCGTCAGTACATGACTACCAACTGTCGCAAGGCCTGCAACCTCTGCTCCGGAACCGGTACCGGTGGCGGTGGTACCGGAACTGGAGGCGGCGGTACCGGAACCGGAGGTGGCTCCTGCAGAGACAACAGCAACAACTGCCGCTCCTGGGCCAACCTGAGGTACTGCACTTCCGGATCATACGTCCAGTACATGCGCACTAACTGCCGCAGGAGCTGTCAGCTGTGCAGCG